Proteins encoded in a region of the Flavobacteriaceae bacterium HL-DH10 genome:
- a CDS encoding patatin-like phospholipase family protein codes for MKYLLTFLLFVVCLESFSQDKQKDNEVKVGLVLSGGGAKGLAHIGVLKVIDSLGVKVDYIAGTSMGAIIGALYASGYSGKELDSIFKEVDFDKIINDELPRASKAFYERDNSEKYILTLPFDNFKIKLPSALSRGQNTYSLLSKLTFHVNNINSFDKLPIPFFCIATNVETGKQVLLDKGDLTQSILASSALPSLFQPVMIKNQVLIDGGVINNYPIDELREKGMAVIIGVDVQDELLNRDELTSAPDVLIQINNFRTIKTMETKAQKTDIYIKPDIKAYNVVSFDDGAKIIESGKRAAILKSEALKSFFKTKKNEKIIKQFPDSITISSFSIEGINNYTRAYVLGKLKLKSNKKISYNDFSKGIDNLVATNNFDSFQYKLAKSENEENYHLIAKLKETKNTTFLKLGLHFDDLYKSAALINLTQKRLLFDNDIASIDFILGDQVRYNFEYLIDRGFYWSVGVRSRYNTFNKNINAQLLLEDTEVSAMGLNKIDAKLQDQTNQFYLQTLFRKDFALSMGIEHKRLEVKSETLKISNGNDDFIFENTDYFSVFANIKLDTYDNKYFPNKGVYFNSDIYNYFYASKFNQDFDNFSIMKGALGYAFSLSDKLAFNIHSSGGFKFGDKSTRSLDFALGGYGNNLINNFIPFIGYDFISLTGDSYIKASFSADYEIYKKHHITLEGNWANIEDDLFESGEWLTLPDYQGYGLGYGIETFIGPIQVKYSYSPEQKQSIWFFNIGFWF; via the coding sequence ATGAAATACCTACTAACCTTTTTATTATTTGTTGTTTGCCTTGAGAGTTTTTCGCAGGATAAACAAAAAGATAATGAGGTTAAGGTAGGCTTAGTGTTAAGTGGTGGTGGTGCAAAAGGATTAGCGCATATTGGTGTGTTAAAGGTTATTGATAGTTTAGGGGTAAAAGTTGATTATATAGCAGGTACAAGTATGGGGGCTATTATAGGTGCGTTATATGCTTCTGGTTACTCTGGTAAAGAACTCGATTCCATTTTTAAAGAAGTAGATTTTGATAAAATTATAAATGATGAATTGCCTAGAGCTTCAAAAGCTTTTTATGAGCGTGATAATTCTGAAAAATATATATTAACCCTGCCGTTCGATAACTTTAAAATTAAGTTGCCTTCGGCGCTGTCGAGAGGGCAAAATACCTATAGTTTGCTATCTAAATTAACCTTTCATGTTAATAATATTAATAGTTTTGATAAGTTGCCCATTCCGTTTTTCTGTATAGCAACTAATGTGGAAACAGGTAAACAAGTGTTGTTAGATAAAGGCGATTTAACACAATCTATATTGGCAAGTAGTGCGCTTCCATCGCTTTTTCAACCTGTTATGATTAAGAATCAAGTATTAATTGATGGTGGTGTAATAAATAACTATCCTATTGATGAATTACGAGAAAAAGGAATGGCTGTTATTATTGGAGTTGATGTTCAGGATGAGTTATTAAATCGGGATGAATTAACATCGGCACCAGATGTTTTAATTCAAATAAATAACTTTAGAACTATAAAGACTATGGAGACTAAAGCACAAAAAACGGATATTTATATTAAACCAGATATTAAAGCTTATAATGTCGTTTCCTTTGATGATGGAGCAAAAATTATTGAAAGTGGTAAGCGAGCTGCTATTTTAAAATCTGAAGCTTTAAAATCTTTTTTTAAAACTAAAAAAAATGAAAAAATAATAAAGCAATTTCCAGATAGTATTACAATTAGTTCTTTTTCTATTGAAGGAATAAATAATTATACCAGAGCTTACGTTTTAGGAAAGCTAAAATTAAAATCTAATAAAAAAATAAGTTACAATGATTTTTCAAAAGGGATAGATAATCTTGTTGCAACTAACAATTTTGATTCCTTTCAATACAAATTAGCTAAAAGTGAAAATGAAGAAAATTATCATTTAATAGCAAAACTGAAAGAAACAAAAAACACAACTTTTTTAAAATTAGGGTTACATTTTGACGATTTATATAAAAGTGCAGCATTAATTAATTTAACCCAAAAACGTTTATTATTTGACAATGATATAGCCTCAATAGATTTTATTTTAGGGGATCAGGTTAGGTATAATTTTGAATATTTAATCGACAGAGGTTTTTATTGGAGTGTAGGTGTGCGTTCTAGATATAATACATTTAATAAAAATATAAATGCCCAATTACTTTTAGAAGACACTGAAGTAAGTGCCATGGGGCTTAATAAAATTGATGCTAAATTACAAGATCAAACCAATCAGTTTTATTTGCAAACGCTTTTTAGAAAGGATTTTGCATTAAGTATGGGAATAGAGCATAAACGATTAGAAGTGAAATCAGAAACACTAAAAATTTCTAATGGAAATGATGATTTTATATTTGAAAACACCGATTATTTTAGTGTTTTTGCGAATATAAAATTAGATACATACGATAATAAATATTTCCCTAACAAAGGTGTTTATTTTAATAGCGATATATATAACTATTTTTATGCTTCAAAGTTTAACCAAGATTTTGATAATTTTTCAATAATGAAAGGCGCTTTAGGATATGCTTTTAGTCTATCAGATAAATTAGCTTTTAATATACATAGTAGTGGTGGTTTTAAATTTGGTGATAAATCTACCCGATCATTAGATTTTGCTCTTGGAGGTTATGGTAATAATTTAATAAACAATTTTATTCCTTTTATAGGATATGATTTTATTTCTCTTACAGGCGATAGTTATATAAAAGCTTCTTTTAGTGCGGATTATGAGATTTATAAAAAGCACCACATAACTTTAGAAGGAAATTGGGCAAATATAGAAGATGATTTATTTGAAAGTGGTGAATGGCTCACGCTCCCAGATTATCAAGGTTATGGTTTAGGATATGGCATAGAAACTTTCATTGGACCTATTCAGGTAAAATATAGCTACTCCCCAGAACAAAAACAAAGTATTTGGTTTTTTAATATCGGTTTTTGGTTTTAG